A window of the Syntrophorhabdaceae bacterium genome harbors these coding sequences:
- a CDS encoding SBBP repeat-containing protein: protein MMRNARVTFFVVVSVLLCTGIAVAGIAQNSVSLSRLPLSFIENDGQKDPAILFYEQGGGHATAFTRTGVSLWLGKPGKTGPHDLVTLTPLDASSFTVEALDKREGKVNYLIGSDPQNWKTDVPTYGAVLYKGVYPGIDIKFYGSNSELEYDIIVAPHGDPSQVRLSYKGIEKLSLTSGGELEIRLKGGSIFQRKPVAYQIAAGKKTEVPGKFVLLDGATYGFEIGAYDKERPLVIDPALVYSTYLGGSSNDTAYAIAVDSAGNVYVAGSTLSINFPTVSAFQSSFGGGITAGDAFVSKINPAGTALIYSTYLGGSSDDFAFAIAIDPSGNAYVAGQTLSTNFPIRNPLQTLNAGGTDAFIAKIAPQGNALVFSTYLGGILNDAALAIDLDSSNNIYVAGQTLSSNFPTSSNAFQSANAGGNDAFIAKLNFTGSVLSLVYSTYLGGSNGDIANAIALDSLNNLYVAGETFSLNFPTVNPFQAANGGLTDGFIAKIGPTGATLLYSTYLGGISNDFANSIALDSSNNIYVAGETFSTNFPTLNPFQPAIAGGSDAFIAKLDPTGAALVYSTYLGGSSNDLAQAIALDSSGNVLVAGGTFSTNFPIVNPFQATIHGGSDAFLSKLGSSGATLVYSTHFGGSNNDMANALALDSSGNAYVAGQTFSIDFPTLKPFRASNAGGSDAFLLKFSGFLGGFTLSVTKQAIGKGTGSVTSVPSGINCGPTCSANFVQGTSVTLTATPAAGSTFTGWNGACTGIGTCTVSMTAAQSVVAMFTIIPETLTVTNSDPASGTVTAKGLTCVGPTCTGIYNYGTAVTLTATPNTGSTFTGWTGCDKVVGVTCQLTMKADRAVDATFVNTNLCAYALLPVSKTFPFNAAGVGVRVTAAGAPGCSTPEITASDPWITTRLVSFKNNKGTVRITVPKNTVITTRNGTVTIGGTSFPVTQAGTPCTIAIFPAGRPATSAAQSDSFSVNTLPGCEWTGVVSLGGEWLSIVSGSAGNTGPVTYQVQENITHRQRVGKITVSLDATPAKKRVFTVTQRR from the coding sequence ATGATGCGTAATGCCAGAGTGACTTTCTTCGTCGTTGTTTCTGTTCTTCTTTGTACAGGCATCGCCGTTGCCGGCATAGCCCAAAACTCTGTTTCCCTTTCCAGGCTTCCCCTCTCTTTTATTGAAAATGATGGACAAAAGGATCCGGCCATCCTCTTTTATGAACAGGGTGGCGGCCATGCCACGGCATTTACCCGCACGGGCGTCTCCTTATGGCTGGGGAAACCAGGGAAGACGGGGCCCCACGATCTCGTCACCCTTACGCCCCTCGATGCCTCCTCCTTTACCGTCGAAGCCCTCGATAAGAGGGAAGGCAAGGTCAATTACCTTATCGGCTCGGACCCGCAGAACTGGAAGACCGACGTGCCCACTTATGGCGCGGTCCTCTACAAGGGCGTCTATCCCGGCATCGATATCAAGTTTTACGGCTCCAATTCGGAGCTTGAATATGACATCATCGTCGCTCCCCATGGCGACCCTTCTCAGGTGCGTCTCTCCTATAAAGGGATTGAGAAGCTTTCCCTCACCTCCGGGGGCGAGCTCGAGATCCGCCTGAAAGGGGGTTCCATTTTTCAGAGGAAGCCTGTAGCCTACCAGATTGCAGCGGGGAAAAAGACCGAGGTGCCGGGCAAGTTCGTGCTCCTCGATGGCGCCACTTACGGGTTCGAGATCGGCGCCTATGATAAGGAGCGGCCCCTGGTGATCGATCCTGCCCTCGTCTACTCCACCTACCTGGGAGGGAGCAGCAACGACACGGCCTACGCCATCGCCGTCGATTCTGCAGGGAATGTCTATGTGGCCGGCTCCACGCTTTCTATAAATTTTCCTACCGTCAGCGCATTCCAGTCGAGCTTCGGCGGCGGCATCACCGCGGGCGATGCCTTTGTGAGCAAGATCAATCCCGCCGGCACCGCCCTCATTTACTCCACTTACCTGGGAGGTTCCTCGGATGATTTCGCCTTCGCCATCGCCATTGATCCCTCGGGCAACGCCTATGTGGCGGGGCAGACCCTTTCCACCAACTTCCCTATCAGGAACCCTCTCCAAACGTTGAACGCCGGGGGCACCGACGCTTTTATCGCCAAGATAGCTCCCCAGGGCAATGCCCTCGTCTTTTCGACCTACCTGGGGGGGATTTTGAATGACGCCGCCCTTGCCATCGATCTCGACTCATCGAATAATATTTACGTGGCCGGCCAGACCCTTTCCAGTAACTTTCCCACCAGCAGCAACGCCTTTCAGTCGGCAAACGCCGGGGGCAACGACGCGTTTATCGCCAAACTCAACTTCACAGGCAGCGTCCTTTCCCTTGTCTATTCGACCTACCTGGGAGGGAGCAACGGCGACATCGCCAATGCCATTGCCCTCGACTCCTTGAATAATCTCTACGTGGCGGGAGAGACCTTTTCCCTCAACTTTCCTACGGTAAACCCTTTCCAGGCGGCAAACGGCGGGTTAACCGACGGCTTTATCGCCAAGATCGGCCCCACGGGCGCCACCCTCCTCTACTCAACCTATTTGGGGGGCATTTCGAATGATTTCGCCAACTCCATCGCCCTTGACTCCTCAAACAATATATATGTCGCAGGAGAGACTTTCTCCACCAATTTTCCGACCCTGAATCCATTCCAGCCGGCAATCGCCGGGGGCTCCGACGCCTTTATCGCCAAGCTCGATCCCACGGGCGCCGCTCTCGTCTATTCCACGTATTTGGGGGGAAGCAGCAACGACCTGGCCCAGGCCATAGCCCTCGATTCATCGGGTAATGTGCTCGTGGCGGGTGGGACGTTCTCCACGAACTTTCCCATTGTGAATCCATTCCAGGCAACAATCCACGGGGGCTCCGACGCCTTCCTCTCCAAGTTGGGCTCTTCGGGCGCTACCCTCGTCTATTCCACCCACTTCGGGGGGAGCAATAACGACATGGCCAACGCCCTCGCCCTCGATTCCTCGGGGAATGCCTATGTGGCGGGTCAGACCTTTTCCATAGACTTTCCCACTTTGAAACCATTTCGGGCGTCAAACGCCGGGGGCTCCGACGCCTTCCTTCTGAAGTTCAGCGGTTTCCTGGGCGGCTTTACCCTCTCCGTCACAAAACAGGCTATTGGCAAGGGCACGGGTTCCGTGACAAGCGTTCCTTCAGGCATTAACTGCGGGCCTACCTGCTCCGCCAATTTCGTTCAGGGCACCTCGGTGACCCTCACGGCAACTCCCGCCGCAGGCTCGACTTTTACCGGCTGGAACGGGGCCTGCACGGGGATCGGCACGTGCACGGTTTCCATGACTGCCGCGCAAAGCGTAGTCGCCATGTTTACCATTATCCCCGAGACTTTGACCGTAACCAATAGCGACCCCGCGAGCGGGACGGTCACCGCAAAAGGGCTGACCTGTGTGGGCCCTACCTGTACCGGGATTTATAATTACGGCACCGCCGTCACTCTCACCGCCACGCCGAATACAGGCAGCACCTTTACCGGCTGGACCGGGTGCGACAAAGTTGTCGGCGTCACCTGCCAGCTCACCATGAAAGCGGATAGGGCCGTGGATGCCACCTTTGTCAATACCAATCTGTGTGCCTATGCCCTTCTCCCCGTGAGCAAGACTTTCCCCTTCAATGCGGCGGGTGTGGGTGTCCGCGTCACCGCCGCCGGGGCCCCGGGCTGCAGCACGCCTGAGATTACCGCCTCCGATCCATGGATCACCACGAGGCTCGTGTCATTCAAGAATAACAAGGGTACAGTGAGAATCACGGTGCCGAAGAACACGGTAATAACCACCAGAAACGGGACGGTGACCATAGGGGGGACTTCCTTCCCCGTCACCCAGGCAGGGACTCCCTGCACCATCGCCATATTCCCGGCAGGCAGGCCCGCCACCTCGGCGGCCCAGTCCGACTCATTCTCCGTGAACACTCTTCCGGGCTGTGAATGGACCGGAGTGGTAAGCTTGGGCGGCGAATGGCTCAGCATCGTTTCGGGGAGCGCCGGCAATACCGGCCCGGTCACGTATCAGGTCCAGGAGAATATCACACACCGGCAGAGGGTCGGGAAGATTACCGTGTCTCTCGATGCGACACCCGCAAAGAAGAGGGTCTTTACGGTCACCCAGAGAAGATAG
- the ubiG gene encoding bifunctional 2-polyprenyl-6-hydroxyphenol methylase/3-demethylubiquinol 3-O-methyltransferase UbiG has product MEKTTQPALHLIDNAFYNTESEQWWEPGSALYLMKTCVNPVRVGYGKRKLLELGVNPAGKLALEVGCGGGVLCEEIGRMGFSSVGIDLSVPSLRVALNHSRAEGMDIGYAGGRAESLPCRDNAFDVVFCCDVLEHVASVGRVISEISRVLRPGGVFFYDTLNRTLFSKLVAIKISQEWKRWSFMPDRLHVWTMFVRPEELKLLLAEHRIEWKEHRGIVPGQSIPSLLRTLRKRVKGQLSYRDLGARLSLVESDSMKIMYMGYGIKK; this is encoded by the coding sequence ATGGAGAAGACAACACAGCCCGCCTTACACCTTATTGATAATGCCTTCTACAACACGGAGAGCGAACAGTGGTGGGAGCCCGGTTCGGCGCTTTACCTGATGAAGACGTGCGTGAACCCGGTCAGGGTGGGGTATGGGAAGAGAAAACTGCTGGAGCTGGGGGTAAATCCTGCAGGAAAATTGGCCCTCGAAGTGGGCTGCGGCGGCGGCGTGCTGTGTGAAGAGATAGGGCGCATGGGCTTTTCCTCCGTGGGGATCGATTTATCAGTGCCTTCTTTGCGGGTGGCATTGAATCATTCCCGGGCAGAAGGGATGGATATAGGGTACGCGGGGGGAAGGGCCGAGTCTCTCCCCTGCCGGGATAATGCCTTCGACGTGGTCTTTTGCTGCGATGTATTGGAACACGTGGCGAGCGTCGGGCGGGTAATTTCAGAGATTAGCCGCGTGCTCCGGCCCGGAGGCGTCTTCTTCTATGACACCTTGAACCGCACCCTCTTCTCGAAACTGGTTGCCATCAAGATATCCCAGGAATGGAAGCGATGGTCCTTTATGCCCGACCGTCTCCATGTGTGGACGATGTTCGTAAGGCCTGAGGAATTGAAACTTCTTCTCGCCGAACATAGAATTGAATGGAAGGAACATCGGGGAATAGTGCCGGGTCAATCGATCCCCAGTTTGCTCCGTACCCTTCGAAAGAGGGTGAAGGGCCAATTGTCCTATAGAGACCTGGGCGCCCGGTTGTCTTTGGTCGAGAGCGACAGCATGAAGATCATGTATATGGGCTATGGGATAAAGAAATAG
- a CDS encoding HNH endonuclease signature motif containing protein produces the protein MAITMKRQLNDEEKQIILNRHGRVCFATGHTITDAEKVHFDHIKAHSLGGFSELDNIAPMCEFHNKSKGMLPLEDYRVKLRLKDFFLTGDRLTLRHLLEYLKEKGDLKTYAQPVDTEIRGKDIKLSNHSFAGNYYIQECPRTGWKYFYGNLPMEILNSDDDDDDKVGLQPRYLILEKVFEMYRHFQTYPVLQPSIGRVVNNRILLFDGQHKAAALLWGGRRTFECKIYIDPDVRVLNQANISAHDKFAQTRFFSSIMILKLGKQFGNDFEEYKNREDIQVKNETGFLEFLEQKDASLTRAERNRRFRSYLYNSVLDDENNKLKDLISVSNRSSNEQPITVDMLSKSIFACFLYSDPVSDDMLSEKYKREAEFKNIQALINQIYDLVLCSWDQKAGPHDENQIRLERLFSSKSMMAWCEIFRDAVCAKLDIHDSDEKEKPFYRDLSEMDFVKIKAILERLLQWQMWRSPRSSEIDTVIAGNKSAIKEWFRNKGLTVGFLLGADI, from the coding sequence ATGGCAATCACCATGAAGAGACAGCTCAATGATGAAGAAAAACAAATCATCCTTAATCGGCATGGTAGGGTTTGTTTTGCAACCGGTCATACCATAACCGATGCCGAAAAGGTGCATTTTGACCATATAAAAGCTCACTCCCTTGGCGGTTTCTCGGAATTGGATAACATCGCGCCTATGTGTGAATTCCACAACAAATCAAAAGGAATGCTGCCGCTGGAGGATTATAGGGTAAAATTGCGTTTGAAGGATTTTTTTTTGACGGGAGACCGCTTGACGTTACGCCATCTTCTGGAATACTTGAAGGAAAAAGGTGATCTTAAGACCTACGCTCAACCGGTGGATACCGAAATTCGTGGAAAAGATATTAAGTTATCGAACCATTCATTTGCAGGTAATTATTATATCCAAGAATGCCCAAGAACGGGGTGGAAGTACTTCTATGGTAATCTTCCCATGGAAATTCTGAATAGCGACGATGACGATGATGACAAGGTGGGTTTGCAGCCGCGTTACTTGATTTTGGAAAAAGTGTTTGAAATGTATCGCCACTTCCAGACTTATCCGGTTCTCCAACCTTCCATAGGCAGGGTCGTAAATAATAGAATTTTACTTTTTGATGGACAGCACAAAGCTGCAGCTCTTCTCTGGGGAGGAAGACGAACCTTTGAGTGCAAAATATATATTGATCCAGACGTGCGGGTTCTGAATCAAGCAAACATTTCAGCCCATGATAAGTTTGCCCAAACAAGATTTTTCTCGTCAATCATGATTCTTAAGCTCGGAAAACAATTTGGGAATGATTTTGAAGAGTATAAGAATCGCGAGGACATACAGGTGAAGAATGAAACAGGATTTCTCGAATTTCTTGAGCAGAAGGATGCATCTCTTACCAGAGCAGAGCGGAATAGGCGATTCAGAAGTTATCTATACAATTCAGTTCTGGACGACGAGAATAACAAGCTAAAAGATTTAATATCTGTAAGTAACCGAAGTTCAAACGAACAGCCCATAACGGTAGACATGTTGTCCAAGTCTATTTTTGCGTGTTTCTTGTATTCCGATCCTGTATCGGATGACATGCTTTCTGAAAAATATAAGAGAGAAGCAGAATTCAAGAACATTCAGGCTTTGATAAATCAAATTTACGATTTGGTATTATGTTCTTGGGACCAAAAGGCTGGTCCACACGACGAAAACCAAATTAGATTGGAACGACTTTTCTCATCGAAATCGATGATGGCTTGGTGTGAAATATTCCGTGATGCAGTATGCGCGAAACTCGATATTCACGACAGCGACGAAAAGGAGAAGCCATTCTATCGGGATTTAAGCGAAATGGATTTCGTGAAGATAAAGGCCATCCTGGAAAGGCTACTGCAGTGGCAAATGTGGAGGTCACCGAGGAGCAGTGAAATCGATACCGTAATTGCAGGTAACAAAAGCGCGATTAAGGAATGGTTCCGCAATAAAGGGTTGACGGTTGGTTTTCTCCTTGGCGCTGACATATAA
- a CDS encoding SDR family oxidoreductase, with translation MSGTVALTGATGFLGSHLMAALLERGERLIILGRPSEEGRLIDRIGNILAWFGLHDRDGQIRTLEVDLPKPLLGLPAPEYRRLCTGIERIIHCASDTRFSESRRKESYEANVRGLDAMIGLARDSGSAYFHYVSTAYVNGACTADCPEALVARTDFANVYEETKAMAEEKVARQLGELAIPFTIIRPSIVYGDSRSGRANRFNALYYNVKSLYYIREIYLREIREYGGKKARESGIHLDEHGILHVPLRIFLEGPGYVNLIPIDYFVSVALSILDHPDSGAVYHVTSDAPKTTEGLASYCELFLKMKGIGIEYGTPPYGPFQNPAEALFNRFVEPYRPYLSDTRTFERNNTAAATPGLVPPEFTYPVFERCMNYALCVNWGNRKRPETDAA, from the coding sequence ATGAGCGGGACTGTCGCGCTGACCGGGGCCACGGGGTTTCTTGGCAGTCATTTAATGGCTGCGTTGCTTGAAAGGGGCGAGAGGCTCATCATTCTCGGGCGGCCGTCGGAGGAGGGAAGGCTTATCGACAGGATCGGCAATATCCTCGCCTGGTTCGGCCTTCACGATCGCGATGGTCAGATTCGCACCCTGGAAGTGGACCTTCCGAAGCCCCTCCTCGGCCTTCCCGCGCCCGAGTATCGTCGGCTGTGCACCGGAATCGAGCGGATCATTCACTGCGCCTCCGACACCCGATTTTCTGAAAGCCGCCGCAAGGAATCATATGAGGCAAATGTCCGCGGCCTCGACGCCATGATCGGCCTTGCACGGGACTCGGGCTCGGCATACTTCCATTATGTCTCCACCGCGTATGTGAACGGGGCCTGCACTGCAGATTGCCCTGAAGCGCTCGTTGCGCGGACCGATTTCGCGAACGTCTATGAAGAGACGAAGGCCATGGCCGAAGAGAAGGTGGCCCGACAATTGGGGGAGCTCGCCATCCCCTTCACCATTATCCGCCCGTCCATCGTCTACGGCGATTCGCGAAGCGGCCGGGCCAACCGCTTCAATGCCCTCTACTACAATGTGAAATCCCTCTATTACATCAGGGAGATCTACCTGAGGGAGATCCGGGAGTACGGAGGGAAGAAGGCCCGTGAAAGCGGCATCCATCTCGATGAACACGGGATTCTCCACGTGCCGCTCCGCATATTTCTCGAAGGCCCCGGTTACGTCAACCTCATCCCCATCGACTATTTCGTCTCTGTTGCCTTGTCCATACTCGATCATCCGGACAGCGGCGCCGTCTACCACGTTACCAGCGATGCGCCGAAGACCACGGAGGGCCTGGCATCCTATTGCGAGCTCTTCCTCAAGATGAAGGGGATCGGAATCGAGTATGGAACACCGCCTTACGGTCCTTTTCAGAACCCGGCTGAGGCGCTTTTCAACAGGTTCGTCGAACCTTACCGCCCTTATCTCTCCGATACGAGGACCTTTGAGAGGAATAACACGGCCGCGGCGACGCCGGGGCTCGTCCCCCCCGAATTCACCTATCCCGTGTTCGAAAGATGCATGAATTACGCCCTGTGCGTCAACTGGGGAAACCGGAAAAGGCCTGAGACCGACGCCGCATGA
- a CDS encoding type II toxin-antitoxin system Phd/YefM family antitoxin: protein MNKVNVHDAKTRLSELLNRVEGGEEITIAKAGRPVALLVPVREKAQIRTAGTAKGRVVIGKDFDEPLPESILRDFEG from the coding sequence ATGAATAAGGTAAACGTACATGATGCAAAGACACGACTGTCGGAGCTTTTGAATCGGGTGGAGGGAGGCGAGGAGATTACGATCGCCAAAGCAGGACGGCCAGTGGCCCTCCTGGTGCCCGTGCGTGAGAAGGCTCAAATACGCACTGCCGGAACAGCGAAAGGCAGGGTCGTGATCGGAAAAGATTTCGATGAGCCTCTTCCGGAGTCAATTCTTCGAGATTTCGAGGGATGA
- a CDS encoding type II toxin-antitoxin system VapC family toxin yields MIFLLDTHAFLWWITDSPELSPRASDLIANPDNELYLSAASGWEIAIKVQIGKLHMADRPDLFIPDQLSRNAVRSLPIQMSHVLHVGRLPPIHRDPFDRIIIAQSIIEKMPIITKDPDIRKYKVKTFW; encoded by the coding sequence ATGATATTTCTTCTCGATACCCATGCGTTTCTCTGGTGGATAACAGACAGCCCTGAACTGTCTCCAAGGGCCTCGGATCTAATCGCGAATCCGGATAACGAGCTGTATCTTAGCGCCGCTTCGGGCTGGGAGATAGCAATTAAAGTGCAAATAGGCAAGCTTCACATGGCCGACAGGCCCGATCTCTTTATCCCCGATCAGCTTTCCCGAAATGCTGTCCGCTCGCTCCCCATTCAGATGAGCCATGTCCTTCACGTGGGGAGGCTTCCGCCAATCCATCGCGACCCCTTCGACCGCATTATAATCGCTCAATCGATTATCGAAAAAATGCCCATTATCACGAAAGACCCCGATATCAGAAAATATAAGGTAAAAACGTTCTGGTGA
- a CDS encoding FAD-binding oxidoreductase, producing MDKKEGVGRGISNDDPLETARNCRHYAMCKIDFLGSGVCASGLVRHYAGFFPQGRMALYAALAAKKIPVTEQCIEIAKTCNLCGKCDYQCYYVTGLRPTKVMKALKSFIDAHIAAGGVIERPREDPLLSEMRSIVGGDWATADPGIAIAYSSDPCPLAFPKLPAYVVMPETADEVSALMKLFSAHGTPWVVRGNGTNILGFALTEGVVIDLNRMKTIAFDEKNWSVFVGPGVTAFELQQEAVKRGFRVNVAEPAAAVCASIMTSGILSLFSAYCGTCASSVIDAGFVSREGTQYSLNDKNAPNLFAFTMADMESQGVCTGAVVKLHPMTDDEAGVLVPFESLERAVAFTKECAVHRIGLAIGILGLEYVSLFMAPTQPMAAEIKEVFGGTLGITHLVLVIGDAYALRNIRDMGYPLIDQRLFTILSLGLPSLKSAQWLDLVAELSEDEPFSYLRIEGFADLAEAALTPSAAQLARDLDPDLRPFYEELYARPEMTNLVSLNMFRIVSSRVGREKHFFPILFYLPLDYDLIDEMAGHFKEIADRYGIKNAFGFITPVDSGKRCIFEYDYFVDQNDEGERARAQKAAPEVGAVLEDYSARTGTIRWIRYLLYQGYCRMENFLYAGTDPFRFPGA from the coding sequence TTGGACAAAAAAGAGGGAGTCGGGAGGGGGATTTCCAATGATGATCCATTAGAGACGGCCCGCAATTGCAGGCACTATGCCATGTGCAAGATTGATTTCCTGGGCAGCGGGGTGTGCGCCTCGGGCCTCGTGAGGCACTACGCGGGCTTCTTTCCCCAGGGCAGGATGGCGCTCTACGCGGCGCTGGCGGCAAAGAAGATCCCCGTTACGGAGCAATGCATCGAGATCGCGAAGACCTGCAACCTCTGCGGCAAGTGTGACTATCAGTGCTACTACGTCACCGGCCTTCGGCCCACGAAGGTCATGAAGGCCCTCAAATCCTTCATCGACGCCCATATCGCGGCAGGAGGAGTGATTGAAAGGCCACGGGAAGATCCGCTGCTTTCAGAGATGAGGAGTATTGTCGGTGGTGATTGGGCAACGGCCGATCCGGGTATCGCAATCGCCTACTCCTCCGATCCCTGCCCCCTTGCCTTCCCCAAGTTGCCCGCCTATGTGGTCATGCCTGAGACGGCGGACGAAGTATCGGCCCTGATGAAACTCTTCAGCGCCCACGGGACCCCATGGGTCGTAAGGGGGAACGGCACCAATATCCTGGGTTTCGCCCTTACCGAAGGCGTGGTCATCGATCTCAACCGGATGAAGACAATCGCCTTCGATGAGAAGAACTGGTCTGTCTTCGTCGGTCCCGGGGTCACGGCTTTCGAGCTTCAGCAAGAGGCCGTGAAACGGGGATTCCGGGTGAATGTGGCGGAGCCGGCCGCCGCGGTCTGCGCGAGCATCATGACCTCGGGAATTCTGTCGCTCTTCAGTGCATACTGCGGGACGTGCGCGAGCAGCGTGATCGATGCCGGGTTCGTCTCCAGGGAGGGGACCCAATACTCACTCAACGACAAAAACGCCCCCAATCTGTTCGCCTTCACCATGGCGGATATGGAGAGCCAGGGAGTCTGCACGGGGGCCGTGGTGAAGCTCCATCCCATGACCGACGATGAGGCCGGGGTCCTCGTGCCCTTCGAGTCCCTCGAAAGGGCGGTCGCCTTTACAAAGGAATGCGCGGTCCACCGCATCGGCCTTGCCATCGGGATACTCGGTCTCGAGTATGTTTCCTTATTCATGGCCCCTACCCAGCCAATGGCCGCCGAGATCAAAGAGGTCTTCGGAGGCACCCTGGGCATTACCCACCTGGTCCTGGTGATCGGCGACGCCTACGCCCTGCGGAACATCCGCGACATGGGCTATCCCCTTATCGACCAGCGCCTCTTCACGATCCTGAGCCTCGGCCTGCCCTCCCTTAAGTCCGCCCAATGGCTGGACCTCGTTGCGGAGCTTTCCGAAGATGAGCCCTTCTCGTACCTCAGGATCGAAGGATTCGCCGACCTGGCGGAGGCAGCCCTCACCCCTTCGGCCGCGCAGCTCGCCCGGGACCTCGATCCCGATCTCAGGCCCTTCTATGAGGAGCTTTATGCCCGTCCCGAGATGACAAATTTGGTAAGCCTCAATATGTTCAGGATCGTGAGCTCCCGGGTCGGCCGGGAGAAACATTTCTTTCCCATCCTCTTCTACCTGCCCCTCGACTATGATCTGATCGACGAGATGGCAGGCCATTTCAAAGAGATCGCCGACCGCTACGGCATCAAGAACGCCTTTGGCTTTATCACGCCCGTCGACAGCGGCAAAAGGTGTATCTTCGAATACGATTATTTCGTCGACCAGAACGATGAGGGAGAACGGGCGCGGGCGCAGAAGGCGGCCCCCGAGGTGGGGGCCGTGCTCGAAGACTACTCCGCCCGGACCGGCACGATAAGGTGGATCAGATACCTGTTGTATCAGGGGTATTGCAGGATGGAGAACTTCCTTTACGCAGGGACGGACCCATTCCGTTTCCCGGGAGCATAA